The Candidatus Sericytochromatia bacterium DNA segment CTGGAACCTCGACACCCAGATCGAAATTGCCATGGACGCACTGCGTTGTCCGCCGGGTGACAGTGACGTGACCAAGCTCTCAGGTGGTGAGAAGCGCCGCGTCGCCCTGTGTCGCCTGCTGCTGTCGGCGCCCGACCTGCTGCTGCTCGACGAGCCGACCAACCACCTCGACGCCGAATCGGTGGAGTGGCTGGAGCAGCATCTGGCCAAGTACAAGGGCACCGTCGTGGCCGTCACGCACGACCGCTACTTCCTCGACAACGTGGCCGGCTGGATTCTCGAACTGCACAGCGGCCACGGCTATCCCTTCGAGGGCAACTACACCGGCTGGCTGGAGCAGAAGCAGAAGCGGCTCGCGCTGGAAGAGAAGCAGGCCTCGGCCCGCCAGAAGACCCTCGAGCGCGAACTCGAGTGGGTTCGCATGGCGCCCCGCGCCCGCCAGGCCAAGCCCAAGGCCCGGCTCAACAACTACGAGACCTTGCTGGCGGAAAGCAACGCCGTCAAGCAAGACAACGTCGAAATCTACATCCCACCGGGACCTCGCCTGGGCGACGTCGTGATCCAGGCCAAGGGCATTGCCAAGGGCTATGGCGACAAGCTGCTGTTCGAAAACCTCGACTTCGAACTGCCGCCGGGTGGCATCGTGGGCGTGATCGGGCCGAATGGCGCCGGTAAGTCGACTCTGATGCGCATGATCGTCGGCAGCGAGCAGGCCGATGCCGGCAACTTCAAGGTCGGGGAGACCGTCAAGCTGTCCTACGTCGACCAGAGCCGCGAGGCGCTTGACCCCAACAAGAACGTCTGGGAGATGATCAGCGGTGGGCAGGAGAAACTGAAGGTCGGCAACAAGGAAATCGCCTCGCGCGCCTACGTCGCCAGCTTCAACTTCAAGGGCCCCGACCAGCAGAAGCGCGTGGGCGACCTGAGCGGTGGCGAACGCAACCGCGTGCACATGGCGCTGACGCTGCAGCGCGGCGGCAACCTGATCATCCTCGACGAACCGACCAACGACCTCGACGTGGACACCCTGCGCGCGCTGGAAGAGGCCCTGCTGGGCTTCCCGGGTTGTGCCGTGGTGGTCAGCCACGACCGCTGGTTCCTCGACCGCATCGCCACCCACATCATCGCCTTCGAGGGTGACAGCCAGGTGGTGGTCTTCAATGGCAACTATCAGGAATACGAAGAAGACCGCAAGCGCCGCCTCGGGGCGGACGCCGAGCGGCCTCATCGCATCAAGTACAAGCCGCTCGTGCGCGCCTGAGGCGCCCGGACGGTCCTTCTTCGGGGGAGGTCGGTTGGGACCTCCCCTCCCCACGCCTCACGGTCGTGCCCGCCTGCCCCTGGCAGGCTCCCGTTTTATCCCTGGCGGCAGCCCCTGCCCCGCACTCCCCCTGAAGTTTCGTGTCAGACGCCCACGCTCCCGCCTCTTCCAACCCCGTGCCTCCCGTCAGCGGA contains these protein-coding regions:
- the ettA gene encoding energy-dependent translational throttle protein EttA, encoding MASYQYVYTMYKLTKVVPPKREVLKEVTLAFLPGAKIGVLGSNGAGKSTLLRIMAGIDKSWNGEAKLAEGATVGYLHQEPELDPKKTVRENVEDGMAHIRDKVTRFEELAANYSDETADEFARLQEEIDACDGWNLDTQIEIAMDALRCPPGDSDVTKLSGGEKRRVALCRLLLSAPDLLLLDEPTNHLDAESVEWLEQHLAKYKGTVVAVTHDRYFLDNVAGWILELHSGHGYPFEGNYTGWLEQKQKRLALEEKQASARQKTLERELEWVRMAPRARQAKPKARLNNYETLLAESNAVKQDNVEIYIPPGPRLGDVVIQAKGIAKGYGDKLLFENLDFELPPGGIVGVIGPNGAGKSTLMRMIVGSEQADAGNFKVGETVKLSYVDQSREALDPNKNVWEMISGGQEKLKVGNKEIASRAYVASFNFKGPDQQKRVGDLSGGERNRVHMALTLQRGGNLIILDEPTNDLDVDTLRALEEALLGFPGCAVVVSHDRWFLDRIATHIIAFEGDSQVVVFNGNYQEYEEDRKRRLGADAERPHRIKYKPLVRA